One segment of Megachile rotundata isolate GNS110a chromosome 6, iyMegRotu1, whole genome shotgun sequence DNA contains the following:
- the LOC100876779 gene encoding lumican-like has product MTLTTTAVILSSLIAYSAAYKEYPAICNNETFTMSISNNILTRKFITSGSIRCINITSGIIRSMERGAFDGVPNLTYLNLEGNYISLSNLFSFGSIANLKALILSNQRENYYDPVVPINFIYPELRYLNLRSNEITSITNYDKNTFPKLKHLDISYNRFSSFTFTGTWANTLKYLQLDNNEISDISLSTLKNLETLTMDNNKIRSIEYGFYEGSLDLTGLNNLKHLSIANNRITWIDKLAFNDMVKLRYLDLSYNQLSPTDLDSETFALLTSLEVLVLNGNKLETIPFSTPLNITALWLNCNNFANLTASSFSNVSYLRTLSLAGNKISIIDTDVFYPLRMLKKLYLNDNDLSYLSPLWSKSLQDLRYLDLSRNKFTSLDYVFSSNFVPLQELYLDGNPLENITKDSLAMLPENLTIYLNFGVNRPTDVCTRSNHHDWSFKYD; this is encoded by the coding sequence ATGACGCTCACAACAACAGCGGTAATTCTTTCGTCGCTAATCGCGTATAGTGCCGCATACAAAGAGTATCCAGCAATCTGTAACAACGAGACCTTCACAATGAGCATTTCCAATAACATACTGACACGAAAATTCATTACATCAGGTAGTATTAGATGCATAAATATTACATCTGGCATCATCAGAAGCATGGAACGTGGTGCATTTGACGGAGTGCCAAATTTGACTTATTTGAATCTTGAAGGGAATTACATTTCCCTTTCTAATTTATTCTCTTTCGGCAGCATTGCGAACCTCAAAGCCTTGATTCTCAGTAATCAGAGAGAAAATTATTACGATCCAGTAGTTCCAATAAACTTTATATATCCAGAGCTTCGATACTTGAATTTAAGGAGCAATGAGATCACCAGCATAACGAACTACGATAAGAATACTTTTCCGAAGTTAAAACATCTGGATATTTCATACAACAGATTCTCTTCGTTCACGTTCACAGGAACATGGGCGAACACACTTAAGTATTTACaacttgataataatgaaatttccGACATCTCCCTCAGTACATTGAAGAATCTAGAGACGCTGACGATGGATAATAACAAGATTCGAAGTATAGAATACGGTTTTTATGAGGGGAGTCTTGACCTTACGGGTCTGAATAATCTGAAACACCTTTCTATAGCAAACAATAGGATTACATGGATTGACAAACTAGCATTTAATGATATGGTTAAACTTCGATATTTGGACCTCTCTTATAACCAATTGTCACCAACTGACTTGGACTCTGAAACATTTGCGCTCTTGACCTCTTTAGAAGTCCTTGTATTGAATGGCAATAAACTTGAAACAATTCCGTTCTCGACACCGTTGAATATAACAGCTCTTTGGTTGAATTGCAACAACTTTGCGAATTTAACGGCAAGCTCATTCTCCAATGTGTCATATTTAAGAACGCTTTCATTAGctggaaataaaatttcaattatcgaCACGGATGTATTTTACCCTCTACGAATGTTAAAGAAACTGTACCTGAACGATAATGATTTAAGTTATTTGTCTCCTTTGTGGAGTAAATCCCTGCAAGATCTTCGATACTTGGACTTATCCAGAAACAAGTTTACATCTTTGGATTACGTGTTTAGTTCTAATTTCGTTCCTTTACAAGAGCTTTATTTGGATGGCAATCCTCTTGAAAACATTACGAAGGACTCGCTGGCAATGCTACCAGAAAATCTGACGATTTATTTGAATTTCGGCGTGAATAGGCCAACCGATGTCTGCACACGTTCGAACCATCATGATTGGTCATTTAAATACgattaa
- the LOC105663802 gene encoding uncharacterized protein LOC105663802 isoform X3, which yields MLLVATILSSLLVHGIAQEDFPDFCLNRTLVMKYVLASQLQPNFIYSPELRCLSIPYSDVANMTVGAFDGVPNLVYLNLEGNRIPPEAMFSFGNVSNIRQLILRDQYARFNYSEIHVHEVYPTLEYLDLSNRHKSGTIKQIWSEKKYPFPNLKYLDISGNRFDRFIPFEKWDDTLIRLNANNNRLSNVYLKQSSNLVELLLDGNELYSIGSNYDLDLSGLDSLEYLSVIENKLNFISKEAFNGTLNLRYLDFSMNNLSTLHPETFTNLTSLDTVILDYNHFDIVPIKESLNVTILSMICNNLTYLSVNSLQNLTQLKRLSLGGNRIQLIDSDTFKSQEWLEELHLNDNKLKYLPEYWFQYLKNLRYLDLSGNGITSIEYMFNTDNFPLERLYLEEPLQLETPFSNAQIV from the exons ATGTTACTCGTCGCAACGATTCTTTCATCGCTATTGGTGCACGGAATTGCACAAGAAGACTTTCCGGACTTTTGCTTAAACCGGACATTAGTCATGAAATACGTACTTGCTAGCCAACTACAGCCAAATTTCATTTATTCCCCTGAACTGAGATGTCTAAGCATTCCATACAGTGACGTCGCTAATATGACGGTTGGTGCTTTCGATGGTGTACCAAATTTGGTATATCTGAATCTCGAAGGAAACAGGATTCCTCCAGAAGCTATGTTCTCTTTTGGTAACGTGTCGAACATCAGACAGCTAATTCTCCGCGATCAATATGCACGATTTAACTATAGTGAAATACACGTACATGAAGTGTACCCGACACTTGAATATTTGGATTTAAGCAATCGACACAAATCTGGTACCATTAAGCAAATATGGAGCGAAAAAAAATATCCGTTTCCAAACTTAAAGTATCTAGACATTTCCGGAAATAGATTTGATCGCTTTATCCCTTTCGAGAAATGGGACGATACATTGATACGTTTGAATGCTAACAACAATAGGCTCTCAAACGTTTATCTTAAGCAATCAAGCAATCTAGTAGAATTACTGTTGGATGGTAATGAGCTTTACAGTATTGGCAGTAATTATGATTTGGACTTATCGGGTTTAGACAGTTTGGAATACCTTTCtgtaatagaaaataaacttaattttattaGTAAGGAAGCATTCAACGGAACGCTTAATCTTCGATACTTGGACTTCTCCATGAATAATTTGTCAACCTTGCATCCTGAAACATTCACGAACTTGACCTCGCTGGACACTGTTATTTTGGATTATAATCATTTCGATATTGTCCCTATAAAGGAATCTCTAAACGTAACCATCTTGTCGATGATTTGCAACAACTTAACGTATTTATCAGTCAACTCGTTGCAAAATTTGACACAACTGAAAAGGTTATCTTTAGGTGGAAACAGGATCCAGCTGATCGACTCGGATACATTCAAGTCTCAAGAATGGTTGGAAGAATTACATTTGAACGATAATAAGTTGAAATACTTGCCGGAGTATTGGTTCCAATACCTAAAGAACCTTCGATACTTAGACCTATCGGGAAACGGTATTACTTCCATTGAATATATGTTCAATACAGATAATTTTCCTCTGGAACGGCTTTACCTTGAAG aaCCTCTGCAACTTGAAACTCCTttttcaaatgcccaaattgTATAG
- the LOC105663802 gene encoding uncharacterized protein LOC105663802 isoform X2, with protein sequence MLLVATILSSLLVHGIAQEDFPDFCLNRTLVMKYVLASQLQPNFIYSPELRCLSIPYSDVANMTVGAFDGVPNLVYLNLEGNRIPPEAMFSFGNVSNIRQLILRDQYARFNYSEIHVHEVYPTLEYLDLSNRHKSGTIKQIWSEKKYPFPNLKYLDISGNRFDRFIPFEKWDDTLIRLNANNNRLSNVYLKQSSNLVELLLDGNELYSIGSNYDLDLSGLDSLEYLSVIENKLNFISKEAFNGTLNLRYLDFSMNNLSTLHPETFTNLTSLDTVILDYNHFDIVPIKESLNVTILSMICNNLTYLSVNSLQNLTQLKRLSLGGNRIQLIDSDTFKSQEWLEELHLNDNKLKYLPEYWFQYLKNLRYLDLSGNGITSIEYMFNTDNFPLERLYLEGNPLLSIGPNVLTAIPKNVTIYLEIGEARNNDICRR encoded by the coding sequence ATGTTACTCGTCGCAACGATTCTTTCATCGCTATTGGTGCACGGAATTGCACAAGAAGACTTTCCGGACTTTTGCTTAAACCGGACATTAGTCATGAAATACGTACTTGCTAGCCAACTACAGCCAAATTTCATTTATTCCCCTGAACTGAGATGTCTAAGCATTCCATACAGTGACGTCGCTAATATGACGGTTGGTGCTTTCGATGGTGTACCAAATTTGGTATATCTGAATCTCGAAGGAAACAGGATTCCTCCAGAAGCTATGTTCTCTTTTGGTAACGTGTCGAACATCAGACAGCTAATTCTCCGCGATCAATATGCACGATTTAACTATAGTGAAATACACGTACATGAAGTGTACCCGACACTTGAATATTTGGATTTAAGCAATCGACACAAATCTGGTACCATTAAGCAAATATGGAGCGAAAAAAAATATCCGTTTCCAAACTTAAAGTATCTAGACATTTCCGGAAATAGATTTGATCGCTTTATCCCTTTCGAGAAATGGGACGATACATTGATACGTTTGAATGCTAACAACAATAGGCTCTCAAACGTTTATCTTAAGCAATCAAGCAATCTAGTAGAATTACTGTTGGATGGTAATGAGCTTTACAGTATTGGCAGTAATTATGATTTGGACTTATCGGGTTTAGACAGTTTGGAATACCTTTCtgtaatagaaaataaacttaattttattaGTAAGGAAGCATTCAACGGAACGCTTAATCTTCGATACTTGGACTTCTCCATGAATAATTTGTCAACCTTGCATCCTGAAACATTCACGAACTTGACCTCGCTGGACACTGTTATTTTGGATTATAATCATTTCGATATTGTCCCTATAAAGGAATCTCTAAACGTAACCATCTTGTCGATGATTTGCAACAACTTAACGTATTTATCAGTCAACTCGTTGCAAAATTTGACACAACTGAAAAGGTTATCTTTAGGTGGAAACAGGATCCAGCTGATCGACTCGGATACATTCAAGTCTCAAGAATGGTTGGAAGAATTACATTTGAACGATAATAAGTTGAAATACTTGCCGGAGTATTGGTTCCAATACCTAAAGAACCTTCGATACTTAGACCTATCGGGAAACGGTATTACTTCCATTGAATATATGTTCAATACAGATAATTTTCCTCTGGAACGGCTTTACCTTGAAGGTAATCCTCTATTGTCCATCGGGCCTAACGTGCTGACGGCGATACCGAAAAATGTAACCATTTATCTAGAGATCGGTGAAGCACGTAATAATGATATCTGTAGACGTTAA